In one window of Leguminivora glycinivorella isolate SPB_JAAS2020 chromosome 10, LegGlyc_1.1, whole genome shotgun sequence DNA:
- the LOC125230407 gene encoding uncharacterized protein LOC125230407, with the protein MIKHMTDNQLLNRQQYAYQPGRSTVDAARDVVARVLQHLEDGRQVAAVFCDLSRAFEMIDHALLLDKLSRYGFTGGFYDTIASFLNNRSQCTSVKNSRSEMEPIGGCSVPQGSSMGNNLFLVIMNDITSACDDPEYVMFADDTCIIVNADNIDQLKSTLSIVMLKICRWFSANGMLLNVDKTNIIHFKLKNNDNIELDISINDVPVPQTIFQPSLKSNAKYSTVQSTANLETS; encoded by the exons ATGATAAAACATATGACGGATAACCAACTTCTTAACCGCCAGCAGTACGCCTACCAGCCTGGGCGCTCGACGGTCGACGCTGCACGGGACgtggtggcgcgcgttctccaGCATCTCGAGGACGGGCGACAGGTCGCAGCTGTGTTCTGCGACTTGTCGCGCGCTTTCGAGATGATTGATCACGCGCTTCTGCTAGACAAATTGTCACGATACGGCTTCACAGGCGGTTTCTATGACACGATCGCCTCATTTTTAAATAACCGTAGCCAATGTACTAGCGTCAAAAATTCAAGGTCAGAAATGGAACCGATAGGCGGCTGCTCTGTTCCTCAGGGCTCGTCTATGGGTAATAACCTGTTTTTAGTGATAATGAATGACATAACATCTGCCTGCGACGATCCAGAGTACGTAATGTTCGCGGATGACACGTGCATTATTGTTAACGCTGACAACATTGATCAACTGAAATCCACTTTATCTatagtaatgttaaaaatatgtagatgGTTCTCGGCTAACGGAATGTTACTCAACGTCGACAAAACTAACATTATCCACttcaaactaaaaaataatgataacattGAACTTGATATCTCAATAAATGATGTACCGGTTCCACAG ACCATATTTCAACCTAGTCTTAAAAGTAATGCAAAATATAGCACCGTACAAAGTACAGCTAATTTGGAAACATCGTAA